The genomic window TCTGAAAAGAATGAATTTGTATTTGTAGAAACGGAACTTAATGATGATCCGGAAACAATGGATGATGAAGAACATTCACTTGAGTTGCAATATCGACACAAAAAAGTGTATGGTACAGGTCTTGGTGTTTCAGTTGATTGGAATATCAATGATGAAGGTAAAGGCAGTATTTGGAGTGAATTCTTCCCGATAGCAGAGGTTGCGCCGATGGATTTCAACCTACCAGTAAATGATAAAATTAGTTCGGAAAAACTGTCAATGAAGTATTTGTCAGATTTAAATCCAACGGATAAATCGCATAAACTCTTCGATTTAAAAAGTATGGTTGACTTATATAAAAAATGGGTTGAAGATCTTAAAAATATTGCTGAAACACTTGATATACGATATAAATCGGCAGCAGCTAAAAATATTGCAGAATGCGAACGCGCTTGTAATCGAATGTATTCAGGAATTAAAACATTGCGAGATAATGATATTGCATATAATGCTTTTATGCTGGCAAACAGAGCAATGTTTATGCAAAGAATACACCTTAAAATGCAAGCAGAAACAGCCGACAAAGACCGTTATCCTGATGATATGCAAATTGCTTCAATTTTGAGTAATATGGATTATAGAAAAGCTGACGATGGAGATTGCAAATGGCGACCTTTTCAGATTGCATTTTTACTGATGGATATTAACTCAATAGTTGATGATGCATCGCCTGAACGTGACATTGTAGACCTTATTTGGTTTCCTACTGGCGGGGGTAAGACAGAGGCATATCTCGGGTTAACTGCATTTACGATTTTCTATCGTCGGTTAAAACACCCTAAACAATCAGGTGGTACTGCAGTGATGATGCGTTATACACTTCGTTTGCTTGCAGCTCAACAATTCACTCGTGCCTCTACATTGATATGTGCTTGCGAATATATCCGCAGAGATTGTGAAGCAAAACGCCACAGGTATCCTTCTTATATGTTAGGTAAAGAGCCAGTTACTATTGGCTTGTGGATAGGTGGAACTCATATTCCAAACAGAAATGAAGATGCAAAGTTTCATTTAGAAAAGTTGTTGAATGTAAAAGAGCATTACTATGTCCGGAGTGAGAAAGACAGACATAATAAATTCCAGGTATTAAAATGTCCTTGGTGCGGCACAAAACTTGTCAAAGATGAGAAGGACAAAAAACTTGTCGGTAAGTGGGGCTACAGTATGAGGGACAATAAGCATTTCTATATGTTTTGTCCGCAAGATGAATGCGATTTTACTACGCGATTGCCTATTCAAATAATTGATGAAGAACTATACGAAGATCCCCCAACATTGCTTTTCGGAACAGTGGACAAATTTGCAATGCTACCTTGGGACGGACGCATTGGATCATTCTTTGCAACAGACACTAGTAATCGTACGCCTGAATTGATTATTCAAGATGAACTTCACCTGATTTCAGGTGCACTCGGAACTATAGTAGGTCTGTATGAAACTGCTGTTGATGCTTTATGCAGCAGTAAAGGTATACGTCCCAAAATAATAGCTTCAACTGCAACAATACGCCGAGCTAAGGAGCAATGTTCAGTTCTGTATAATCGTGAAGTTGTTCAATTCCCTGCTCCTGGCTTAAATTCAGATGACTCATTTTTCGCCCGGGAAGCTAAAATATCATATAAAGAAGGCGTGTTCGGTCGGAAATATGTTGGGATTATGCCGTCTGGAAAAACAAAGGCTATGACTGAAATACGAGTTATGGCTGCTCTTTTACAAAGAATTTATATGATGAACCTACCAGATGAAGTAAAGGATAAAATGTGGACTTTAACAGCGTATTTTAACAGCCTTAAAGATCTTGGTAAAGCATCTACACTTGTAGAAGATGACGTCAAGGATTTTATTATTCGAACAGCAAATCGTATGTTCACATCGCGTAGGTTGATTATTAGTGCTGATGAATTGACAAGTCGTGTAACAACAACTGAGCTTAACGAAACATTAGACAAACTAGAAAAAGTGGAATATTCGAGGAAAAATATTGACGATAAACGTTATGCTTCTAATATTCTCCTGGCTACTAATATGATTTCTGTCGGCATAGATGTTGCTAGACTAAATGTTATGTTGATGATTGGGCAACCAAAGCTGACAAGTGAATATATTCAGGCATCCAGCCGTGTCGGACGCTCATTTCCGGGTGTGGTATTCGTGCAATACGATGCTACTAAGAATCGAGATCGTTCTCATTATGAACAATTCAGAGCATACCATGAGTCGTTTTATCGCTTTGTAGAGCCGACTGGAGCGACACCGTTTTCAAAACCCGCTCGAGAAAGAGCTCTACACGCCGTGCTTGTTTCGATTATACGGCAACAAGCTGGGTTGAACGAGGATAAGGACGCGGTGAACTTTGACAGTGAATACTTCTCAGATATTGTTTCAGGTGCAGAGCAGTTTATACTTGATAGAATTAAAAATATCAATAAACGTGTCGATAGCGGAGTGAATTATGATGCTGATGAAGTGAAATGCGAAATGAGCTCCTTCATTACTGAATGGCAAACGAAAGTTGATTTGTGTCTGGAAGCGAATGTACCATTATTTTTTGGACGTAGATTCATGGTCAATCCTCCTGGCACAGATATGAAACGCTTACTTAAACCGTATAATACTATTGGAGAAGACAATTCGATTGAAACTCTTACCTCTATGAGAAATGTAGATACTCCAGTTAAAGGTAAGGTTATTATTTGGGAGGGATAAGTCAATGGTAAATAAAATCAAAGAAAAAGTCGATCTTAATAAAGTTACACATTCGGTGCGCGCTACCCAAGCCGTTCTGCAATATGGGGTTGGTGCTATGGTTGACTTTCCTGATCAGACTCTTATTACGGCGGCGCCGGAATACTGGAGTGGAAAATTGAGAATCGATGACGAACGGTTTGCAAAGGCACTTGGCGTAGACTATTTTGCGATGCCTGTAGATATATCATATATGAGATTTCCTGAATGGTATTTTTGCCCGAAGTGCCGAAAGTTTCAGCCTATAACTCAGTGGGTTAATGAATATAAGAAACGATCAAAGGCTAGAACACTTGAAAATGATGAGCATATGGTAAGGCACATGCAATGTTTGGAATGCCGTCAAGATTTGGTTGTAGCTAGAATCGTTACTGTTTGCGAACACGGTCATATTAATGATTTTCCTTGGATTAAATGGGTGCATATACAAAGCAAAAAACCGATATGTGCCAACCCTACCCTAAAGTTTAAAACAGGTGCTTCAGGAAGTGAAGGTCTGGAAGGATTGAATATAGCTTGTTCTTGCGGCGCCTCAACGACTCTTAGGGGTGCCTTTGATAAGGACTGTTTTGAAAAACTTGATAAAGCATCAGGATCGAATGATTTCCGTTGTGAAGGTAATCACCCTCACAAACATATCAAAGAAAAATGTGATTGCTATCCGCGAACTGTACAACGAGGCTCATCATCGGTGTATTTTCCTGTGGTATATAGCTCTCTTGTGATTCCTCCATATGCGGATAAGCTAAATGCTCAAATAGAAAAAAGTAAAGCTTTTGCAGATTGTTTGACCATTATT from Candidatus Cloacimonadota bacterium includes these protein-coding regions:
- a CDS encoding DEAD/DEAH box helicase, giving the protein MTNNEIREQMIAAREEYIQLTKSELLGPGSEFSIPDAEHELISSSPTSRYSVGILYPQGNEISQDNDETIPKEENGEGIAYEFEDSFTQNDEPNETITKAIRNCEYDETAQENLDEEISLSSQYMPSSMGITFIVRGKTDLVHGSADFATYRKAKVSDCIIPYVPDNSESYSIPPELEHKMVYDKELKIIKLISSINAKEVRDIFERDTIPENESFVLKRIAYRFVDFCRNGYVRVPHMVEFTLDFSQSDYIDNNRELDGTTAKITALRTRISDNLWSITVMLVNDLRETPAKPNNCIFQPFINVSSEKNEFVFVETELNDDPETMDDEEHSLELQYRHKKVYGTGLGVSVDWNINDEGKGSIWSEFFPIAEVAPMDFNLPVNDKISSEKLSMKYLSDLNPTDKSHKLFDLKSMVDLYKKWVEDLKNIAETLDIRYKSAAAKNIAECERACNRMYSGIKTLRDNDIAYNAFMLANRAMFMQRIHLKMQAETADKDRYPDDMQIASILSNMDYRKADDGDCKWRPFQIAFLLMDINSIVDDASPERDIVDLIWFPTGGGKTEAYLGLTAFTIFYRRLKHPKQSGGTAVMMRYTLRLLAAQQFTRASTLICACEYIRRDCEAKRHRYPSYMLGKEPVTIGLWIGGTHIPNRNEDAKFHLEKLLNVKEHYYVRSEKDRHNKFQVLKCPWCGTKLVKDEKDKKLVGKWGYSMRDNKHFYMFCPQDECDFTTRLPIQIIDEELYEDPPTLLFGTVDKFAMLPWDGRIGSFFATDTSNRTPELIIQDELHLISGALGTIVGLYETAVDALCSSKGIRPKIIASTATIRRAKEQCSVLYNREVVQFPAPGLNSDDSFFAREAKISYKEGVFGRKYVGIMPSGKTKAMTEIRVMAALLQRIYMMNLPDEVKDKMWTLTAYFNSLKDLGKASTLVEDDVKDFIIRTANRMFTSRRLIISADELTSRVTTTELNETLDKLEKVEYSRKNIDDKRYASNILLATNMISVGIDVARLNVMLMIGQPKLTSEYIQASSRVGRSFPGVVFVQYDATKNRDRSHYEQFRAYHESFYRFVEPTGATPFSKPARERALHAVLVSIIRQQAGLNEDKDAVNFDSEYFSDIVSGAEQFILDRIKNINKRVDSGVNYDADEVKCEMSSFITEWQTKVDLCLEANVPLFFGRRFMVNPPGTDMKRLLKPYNTIGEDNSIETLTSMRNVDTPVKGKVIIWEG